Within Xanthomonas oryzae pv. oryzae, the genomic segment GGTCCAGGCCGACCGTGCAAGCGACAAACGACCCACTCCAGAGTTTCTTCGACAACGGCCAGGCGGGCGCCCAGAGCAGCGCCAGCAGCACCAGACCTGCGCCCGCCAACAACAAGCTGCGCGTGCTGGCAGTGGTCTTGCCGTGGCGCTGCAGGAAGCGCCCACACAGATAACCGGCGAGCACGTTGACCGTGGCCGACAGCGAGCCAAGCAGGCCCTCGGGATCGAAACCGCCGTCCTTGCGATACAGATGCTCGCGCCCGTAAAGCCACAGATCCAGACAAGTGCCGGCATTGCCGGTCTTGCTCAACTCCGCGCCGGGCTGGCCGAAGACATGCAACAACGCCCAATAGCCCAACAGCAGTGCTACGCAGGCAGGCGCGATGCCGCGTGGCGGCAGATAGCGCACCAGCAGTGCTGCGGCCAGGTAGCACAGGCCGATCCGTTGCAGGACGCCGGTCAGGCGCACTTGATCGACCGTCGTGAATGCCCATCCACCATCGGGCTGCAGATGAAAAAACGGGAACCAGTACATCAGCACACCGCACAGGGCGATCAGCGCAGCGCGCTTGCTCACGCGGCCCAGGAACTGCAGATGTGGCATATTCGTTGCCAGCGCAAAACTCATCGCACTACCAACAGCGAACAGAAACGAGGGAAACACCAGATCGGCCAGCGTGAAGCCGAACCAGGCCGCGTGGGTGAGCTGCGCGTATGCCTGCGCGCCAGGCCCTGCGGTGTTGACCAGAATCATCAGGAAGATGGTCAGACCGCGAAACACGTCCAGCGAGAGGAAGCGTTCGCGCTTTGGTGGTGCGCTTGCAGTGGCAGTGGCAGCCGCGGGCGTGTGTGCGCTCATCGCACGCCCTCGTCCATGTCATCGAGGTGGATGCGGTATGCGCACGCACGCTTCGGGCCCTGGGCTCTGGCATCGACGCAACTGCGCTCAGGCATGAGCACCATGTGCACTACAGATGCGTTCATTGAGCGGTTCATTGAGCGGTTCATTGCGCGGCTCCTTGCAGGGTGCCTTGAACGACGCCATATGCATTTTCCTGCCGCTTGCCCAACCCGGACTGCTGCGAAACGCTCTGCGCCGGATCGTGCGCATCTACCTGCGTCAGCAAGGTATGCAGCAAGCTCAGTGGATCACCCGGTGGCCGAGGCTTCGGCACCTCGTCCTGCGCGGCCCATTGGCGTTCCCATGTTGCAAGCTGCTGATCCACTGTCTGCGCATCGAACGGCGTACCGGCCTTACGTGAGGCACGGTAGGCGCTGAGAAAGCGCGTCCAGCGCTGCAGATAGAAATCCGCGTACATGCCCTGCCACGCCTTGGACGCGTAATCGGCAAGATTGCCGTCGCCGCCCCAGACACTGACCTGCGCACGCGCATTGCCGACATAGGCACGCAGCAATCGGGCATCGTTGCCAACCGCAGCGGCGGCCTGGCCGGTCCACGCGGCCAAGGTTTCGTGTTGACCGCCGACCAGCGCATCCAGTCCCTGTACCAGTTGCGTGGTGCGTGCCAGCTGTGCATCGCCACGCGCGAAATCGCCGGCGTTGTAGGCCTGCACCACCGTCTGCAATTGACGGTCGGCCTGCAGGCTCAGGTAGTGGCGCGCGTCTTCGATCAGATCGTAGCGGTACAACGGCGCGTCGGCATAACGGTCGGCCTGCTGCAGCAATGCATCGATGGCGCTGCGCAAGCGCTGCGGATCGCCGGGACGATCGTCGAAATTGACGATGTCGGCAGTCGGCCGCTTGAACAGCAGGTAGGCACCGGCATGCGTGTTCCACCAGCGTGGCGACCAGTAGCGGGTCTGGTAGATGCCTGCTCCCAGGTCAGTCCATGCGCTGAGCAATGCCGCATCGCTGCGGCCATAGCGCGCGCGCAGATACTGCGCGAGCCACTGCGACCACGGGTGTTGCGGGCCTTCCCAGGCCAGCGCGTAGAGATACTCGTAGACCACCGAGTTGCTGTGCAGGCCTTCCGGAAACACGCCGAAGCCGCGCAGATTGCGTTTGCCCGGATCGGCCAGCAAGGCTTGCAGATCCTGCCGATAGAACGCGACATCGCCATACAGCGGATTGCTGGCACCGTAGTTGTGCACGTAGCCGTAGATCCATTGTTTGTTGTCGAACGCCTGCGATGCCTTCCAAGTGCCGGGATAGCGGTCATTGCCGATGTCCAGCACCATCAAGCGCGCGTCGGGCACCTTGCCGAGAAACGCAGCGATCGCCTGCGGTTGCCAGAACGCGCAGTCGGCACCGAACAGCCAGCCCTGCATCACCCAGGTGGCCTTCGGATTCACCTGCGCGATGGAGCGGTACAACGCCTGCCCGTAGGCGGCCAGGCGGGCATCGCGTTGCGCTGGCGGCACCGCCTTGGCGCGTGCGGCATCGAAGTTGGCGATGCTGTCGCCGTACTTGGCGGCGGCCACGTCGCTGCCGTCGTCGGCCACCGGCGGCAGCATTTCGTTGAAGGCATCGGCCAGGTAGAACTCGCCTGCGCCGTAGGCCTGAGTGTACAGCTCAAGGAACCGTCGCGCGACCTTGGCAAACAGCGGATCGCGCGGATCCAGCCAATAGGTTTCGTGAAAGCCTTCCCAGGCACGCATGCGGTAGATGCGCGCATGCGGTAGATGCGCGCATGCGGATGCGCCTGCGCGAACGCCTTGGGCACGTAGCCGGCAAATGCCGGCAGCACCGGCTGCATGCCCAACTCGCGCATGCGCGTCAGGATCTGCTTCTGCAGCACGCGCTTGCTGTCGATCCATTGTTGCGGCAGCGGCGCGCGATAGCCTTCGATATTGCCCATGCGCTGCCACGGTGTGAACGCCGGGCCGGAGAAATACGCTGCCAACGCGGCATCGCTGACATCGAACTCGCGCCACAGCGCCTGCCAGATCGCTTCCTGGCCTTCCATCGCCAGCGGCATGTCGATGCCGTGCAAGGCCATCCAGTCGATCTCGCGCTGCCAGCGCGGCCAATCCCAGAACGGCGTGGTGTAGCCGTAGGTGCAGGTGTTGAGATAGGCGCGGTGGGCAAACGGCGTGCGCACCTGACCACTGCTGTAGGCCGGCCATTGCGCCGGCAATGCCACGCGGTCGCCTTCCCAACTCATCGAGGCCGCACCGGCCTGGCCGAGATACGCATAGGCGCCACGCGCCAACGCCACTTGCGAGGAGCCGGCAATGCGCACCGTGTCGCCGCCGGCATCGATGCGGTACCAGTCCGCACCGTCGCCACGCGGCGCCACACGCATCTCGAACTGGGTGGCACGCGCGCCGATCAGGCGTTGCACCACCGCCTGCGCCGGCGGTGCAGCCATCGCGGTGACGGGAGTGGCGAGCAACGCGCCCAGCACCACGGCGAACAGACGCACAGGCGACGATGGAGAACACAGTGAGGCGGTCATGGCGAGTTCCGATAATGCACGGTGACGACGTCGTGGAATCCAAACGGTTGATCGGCAGCGACCTGCAGAATCACCGCGAGCGTGCGCTCGCCAGCTGCGGGTGCAAGCGCCACCGCGATCGGTGTACCGGCCGCTGCCGTGACGACCGCGCGGCCATCCAGAAATACCTGCGCCGGCCCGCTGAGGCGGCCCAGGTCGAGCATGCCGCCGTGGGTTTGCACGCCCTGCCAGGGCGTGAATTGCGTGCGATACAACACATGGCCTGCACGTTCGGGAGCGCTTTCCAACGTACCGGGCAGCGTATTGCTCCAGCTGTTGTTGTCGTTGGCACGGCGCGCGAGATCCGGCGCCGGCGGCTGCGCGAATGCGGCGGTGTGGCACCAGCTTTCAACCACCATCACTGGCGCCACGATCGGCACCGACGCCGGCAGCGGCGCCGACGTGCAGCCGATCTCAAGCACTGCATCGCGCAATCCCGGGCTACGCGCCTGCAGTCGCAACACGCCTGCGCTGCACCCGGCCTGCACGATTGCCTGGGCCAGTCCATTGAACAAGGCCACCTGCGTGCGTTGATCCGCTGCATGCGAATTCGGGTCGCCATTGCCGACACCCAGCAACCGGCCGCCACTGATCTGCAGGGTCAGCAGTGCATTGCAATCGGGCACGTGACGCCCCTGCGCGTCCACCGCCTCCAACGTCACCGGTTGCGCGTCGCGGCCATCGCCGCGCAGTTCGCTGCGGTCGGGGGTGAGTTTGAGCGCGACTGGCGCGCCGGTGGTTTCCACGCGCGTGCGCGCCAGTTCGTGTCCATCGCGCCAGGCCACCGCTTCAAGCACACCCGGCACGTAATCCACGTGCCATTGATTGGATTGCGTACGATCCACCGCCTGTTTCCCGAGCGAGCGGCCGTTGAGCCATAGCTCCACCTGCTCGGCATTGCAGAACGCCATCACCTTGATCGACTGGCCTTCGCGGCCGGGCCAGTTCCAGTGCGGCAACACGTGCAGTACCGGCGCATCCTCGATCCATAAGACGCGGCGCAACCAATAGGCGCCCTTGGCAAATCCGCATTGGTCCATGATGCCGAAGAACGACCCTACCGATGGCCATTCGAACGGTGTGGGTTCGCCGCGATAATCGAAACCGGTCCATACGAAACTGCCAGCGACGAACGGGCGTTCGGCAATCAGCTGCCAGGCGCGGCGATGGGTATTGCCCCAATCCGCCGCCAGGCTGTCGTCTTCGGCCACAACGTGCGCGTCCAGATCGGTGAACCACGCACCACGCGTCTGAAACGCACTGGTGTCTTCGCTGGACAGCATCGGCGTGCGCGGACGCGCCGCATGCACGCGGTCGTAGTTGTACTGGCGATAGTTGAAACCGAGCACGTCCACCACATCGGCCGCGCCGCGGGTGGCGAACATGCCGTCGTTCATGGCGGCGGTGATCGGACGGGTGTCGTCGAGCGCGCGCACTGCGCTGGCGGCGCGCGCCATGATCGCGTAACCGGTAGCGGTGCCCTGCAGCGGCTCTTCATTGAGCAGCGACCACAGAAACACGCTGGGATGATTGCGCTGGCGCCGCACCATGTTGCGCAGCAGCGCCACATAGTCGGGCGCAGGATTGAACAGGCGGTTTTCGGCCATCACCAGCATGCCGAGACGGTCGCAGGCCTGCAACAGTTCCGGCGCCACTGCGTGGTGCAGGCGGATGGCATTGCAGCCCATCGATTTCAGCCGCTGCAGACGAAAGACATGCAGTGCATCGGGTAGCGCCACGCCGACGCCGGCATGGTCCTGATGCAGGCAGACGCCCTTGATCTTGAGCGGACGCCCATTGAGAAAAAATCCGTGGTCGGCGTCGAAGCGCAGGCTACGAAAACCAACCTCGCACGCGGCACCGTCGCTGCGGCCATCTGCGCTGCGCACCTCGGCTTGCAGGCGATACAGCACGGGGGTGTCCACACTCCAGCGCTGCGGCTGCGGCACTGCGATGCTGATCGCCGCCTGTGCGGTGTCGAAGGCAGCGAGCCGCAGTTGTGTCTGACCTTGCGCCACGACAGCGCCATGCGCATCGCGCAAGACGACCTCGACCCACGCGTCAGCGGGTTGTTCGCCACTGTTGACAAGGTCCAGCTGCACCGGCACCTGCCAGACATCGCCCGGGCCTTCGCGCGGCATCGCTGACAGGCCGTCGCCGGCGATATGCAGGGGCGCGCGCAGCACCAGCCAGGTGTGTCGGTAGATGCCGCCGCCTTCGTACCACCACCCATCCATGGCCTCGGCATCGACGCGGATGGCGATGCTGTTCAGTGCATTGCCGTAGCGTGCGACGGGCGTGATGTCGATCACCAGCCCGTTGTAGCCGCTCCAACTGCGCGCCAATAGCATGCCGTTGACCCACACCGTGGCATGGCTGGCGATACCGTCCAGACGCAGTTCCACCGCCTGGCCGCGCACTGCCTCTTCCAGCCGGAACGTGCGCCGGTACCAGGCGACACCGCGCGGGCGATAGCCCTGCGCGACGTTGGCGTCTGCACGCACCGGTTGCTCCACCACAAAATCGTGCGGCAATTGCAGTTGCCGCCAACCGGTATCGTCGAAGTCCGGCGCCGCCGCGCCCCAGGCCTGGCCCGCCTTGCCATTGGCATACGTCTCATCCTGCCCCAGCAGGCGCGGAAACGGCACATCGCCGGCGTGGAAGCGCCACCCCTCGTCCAGATCCAGCCATTGGCCGCCGGCATCTGTCGCCGCTGTCTGCGACGTGGGGCGCGGCTTGGCGCCATCGCCAACACGCGTGGTCGTGGTGGTGGCTGCCGCGCCAGACACCAGCGCGGGCACGCCAAGCAGCGACGAGGCACAGACGCTGCCGGCAAGGAACTCACGCCTGCGCATGGCAGCACCTGGTCAACATTGCATGCACGCCACCTGGTGCCCGCACTGCCACCCCTGCACGGCACGCTTCCAATGCACCGGCATCGTTGTCCTGACTGCTGGCTGCCGTACGCAGTTGTGCACGGCGGCCCGAAGCGCGCTGCTTCAGCATCAAAGCATGTCCCATTGCATCGACAGGTAATAGCTGCGACCGGTGACGCCGGTCATCTGCCAGCGGCTGGGGATGTCCTTGTACGCTTGTTCTTTTCGGTTGGTGAGGTTCAAGCCGCCCAACTGGACACTCAGCTTGTCGTTGACCTGGTAGCCGAGTACCGCATCCAGCTGCGTACGCGCCTTCATGATGTGGCCTTCGCGTGCGAAGAAGCTGTCGCTGCTGTCCTGCTCGTACTCGCTGCGATGATTGAGCGACACGCGTGCCGAGTCATGCTCGCTTTCCCAATACGCGGTGGCGTTCCAGGTCTGTTCGGACAGGTTGCGGATCTTGAAATCGGTATCGCGCTGCGGAATCACCCGGGTGAAATTGGTGGTGAACCCGAAGCCATCGATCGGCAACCAGGCATCCAGCGATTGCGTCCAGCCGAGCTCGTAACCACGAATCTTGACCTTGCTCGGATCGTTGGTGGTGGCGGTGATCTCGTAAATATCGCCGTTACCGCTCACACAGTCGCCGGCTGCATTGCTGGATAGCGCGGTGCCGTTGAAGGCGGCCGGGCAGACGATGCTGTTGAAGGTGCCGTTCTTGATGTTTTTCCAGAACCCGGCCACGGTCAACGCGCCGCCGTTGCCGTAATACCACTCCAGGCTCAGGTCGGCCTGATCGGCGGTCAGCGCCTTCAGATCGGTCTGGCCCTGGGCCACCCCATAGGTGGTAGTGCCGGCGGTATTGGTGCCGGTGGAAATCGTTGAGGCGATGGCGGTGTTGCTGTCCAGAATCGGCCGCACCAGGACCTTGGCGGCCGCAAAGCGCAGCAGCAAGTCTTCACGCATGTCCAGCACCAGATTCAGTCTGGGCAACCAGTTGGAATACGCGTACGGTGCGCGCGCGGTGCCGACCACGAGATTGGCGTCGGCGCTGGCAGCTTGCGCCTGCGTCAGGTAGGTGTCGGTGGTGCGCCTGGTATTTTCATAGCGCATGCCGACGTTGCCGCGCAAACGCATGCTGCCGATGTCGGTGTCGATGCGCGCCATCGCATACGCAGAAGAAATATCGTTCTCGATGCTGTAGCTGCTCTGCGGTGCGAACAGCACCTGCACGGTGATGCCCGCCGCCGCCAGCGAGCGCGCATAAGCCGCGACATCCGGGGTGACCCAGCTATCCTGAGAGGCCAGTTGTCCGTCGAGGAAATTGCTGACCGTGCTGCTGGCGGCAGACAGTTCCGGGAACATGTCGAAGCCGGACACCGCACCGGTTCTGAGCAGATACAGAAAATCGCGCCGGCGCACGTCGCGATCAAAGGTTTCCCGACGGTATTTGGCACCGAAGCGCACCGCGTTCAACGCGCCCAGATCCAGATACCGTTCGGCATCCAGCTGCAGCGACCATTCCTTGTTGCTGAGCGATTGGATGGAGCCGTTGGGATATTCGCTACGCACCAGATTGGCCGTGTTCCAGGCACTGGCGTCGTTGGCGTCGGCATCGGTGGTCAGCGAGACCGCATCGGGATTGAAGGTATCCAGCAGCGTTGCCGAGGGAATCCGGCCCAGGATCGCGGCACGCTCGTTCTCGTCGGTCTTGCCCTGGGTGTCATTGGCCGCGCCACGCAGCGTCCAGGCATCGCCCTTCCACTTGAAGTCGTAGGTGAGCAGCTGGGTGGACAGATTGTGCTGTTCGATCTGGTGATTGTTTTCCAGCCAGTAATCCGACGCCGATACCTGTGTGGCGGTCAGCCCGTTGGTCTGCAGCACTGTCAGCGGACTGCGCTCGAACGAGTACACCAGCTGGTTCATGTCGTTGGCGGTTCTGTCCTGCGAATACAGCGCAGTAAGGTTCATGTCCAGCTGCTCGCCAGGCTTCCATTGCACCCCGCCATTGAACATCTTGCGCGTGGTCTCGCGCTCGATCGAGCGATAGCGCGGACGGCGCGGGATATACAACGTGCCGGCGTCGGTGGCCTGCGTATACCAACGGTCGATCCACAGATAATCGGCGCGATCCTTGAGCTTCTGATAGCCGGCACCGAGAAACACGCCAAGATCGCCGCCACCGAACTGGAACTGGTCGATATAGGTCAGCACCCCCTTGGGCGTGGGCGAACTGCCGGCAAATTCGGAGGGCTGCGTCTTGGCCGAAAACAACAGCTTGGTCTGCTGGTAGTCCAGGGGTTTGGTGGTGTTGATGTTGACCGTGCCCGACAGGCCACCGGCATCCATGTCCGCCGACGGCGATTTGATCACCTCGATTCCGGCGGCCACCTCTGGCTGGATGATGTCGTAGCGGAAGCCATCGGTGAAATCGGCGCTCTTGATCACCTGGCCGTTGATGGTGGTGGCCGAATACTGCGGGCCCAGGCCGCGCACGCTGATCGTGGAACCGCGCCCGTTGATGGTGGAGATCTGTACGCCGGGAATGCGCTGGATCGCCTCGGCGATGTTCTCGGCAGGAAACTTGCCGATGTCCTGCGCAGAGATGCCGTCGGTCATGCACACGTCGTCGCGCTTGTTGTCCATCGCGGTGATCAGGCTCTTCTGGTACGAGCTGGTGACCTTGATGGTGTCGAGCTGGGAGATCTGCGCCGATGCTGCCGACGATGCGTCCTGTGTCTGCGCATTGGCGCCGCAGGCAAGCAGGGACAGCGCAGAGGGCGAATCACAACGCAGCGAGTCACGCGGGAGAGGCGACATGAGAGATCCTGGAGTGGAATGGCTGGACGACGACGCGACTGGCATTGCGATCGATCAGCGATGACAGATCCTGGCGCTGGCAACCCAACCACACGCGCACAGGTCACCGGTCGCGGGCGTCCTTAACCATCTGCGATCTGTTGTCTGCAAGCACCCCATACGGCCCCCCGTGGGTGCCAATGCCGCGTCCCTCCCAGGACCGACACCGCATGCCATTGCTGATCAACGGCCCTGACTGGAAAGTACCAATTCAGTGGCGTTGGTTCTTATGGTCGGCGAATTTAACTCCGATTCGCAACGCTGTTGAGGACCTCCTCGGTGAAGACTTCGAGGGGCGTTTTGAATCCAAGTATCTTGCGCGGAGGATTGTAGAGCCGTTGCTCGATCCGACGTCCCCCCGATTTTGAGTAGCACCTCCGTTTGGAGCCCAATTCCCTATCCCGATGAGATGGGACGTGAAGAAGCGCTTTTCCGAAGAACAGATCATTGGCGTCCTGCGCGAAGCCGAGGCCGGCATGCCGATCAAAGACCTGTGCCGACGGCATGGCTTCAGTGAGGCTTCCTACTACCTGTGGCGCAGCAAGTTCGGCGGCATGAGCGTGCCCGATGCCAAGCGGTTCAAGGACCTGGAGGCCGAGAACACGCGACTGAAGAAGTTGCTGGCCGAGCAGGTGTTTCAGAACGACCTGATCAAGGATGCGCTGCAAAAACAATGGTGGCTCTCTTGAATTTCAAGTGGGTTGCCGGGCATGCGGGTTGAACGTTTGGAAGTCCAGCTTGCCGGCAATCAGGAAGATGACGGTCTTGATGGTGGACAGGCGTTTGAAGCCGCGAGCTCTGCGCTTGGCGGACTGGAACAGGCCATTGATGGCTTCAAGGAAGCCGTTGGTCTGACGGGTCTGCGCCCAGGCGACGATGCCGTCCATGTGGCGGCGCACGAGGGCTGCGACTTCCTTCATCGCCTCGACCTTGGATCGCATCACGCAGACGCACCAGTGCTTGAGCCTCTCGCGCATCACGTTGATCTGCTTTCGGTCAAGCGCCTCGCGCAACTGCTCCTTGTAGAGCCACGCGCGGGCCGTCCGTGTGAGCTTGGGTGCCGTGATCAGCCCGTGCAATGCTGCGCCGGCCGTCGGTTTGAGGCTGAAGACATCCTTGAGCAGCGTCCAGCGCATGCCCTTGAGGGACTTCTCGGTGCGCTGCTCGATGCGCCTGGTTTTGTCCACGGCCGCGTTCGCATGTCCGACAACGTGGAACTTGTCGAAGGTGATCTGCGCGTTGGGCAACTGGTCGCTTACGCCCTTGATGAACGCGGGCGACATGTCGATGCTCACCGAGGTGATCTGTTCGGGAGGGCAGCCATGAGCTGCCAGATCGGCAGCCAGCGCCTTCACGGCTTTGGCGTCCCGCCCCTCAGTCACGAAGATCACGCGTCGCGCCTGGGCGTCGGCAGCCAAGGTCACATAGTCGTGGCCGCGAGCGCGCGACGTCTCGTCGATGGCCAGCGACGAGACGTCGCTGAAGTCGGCCTGCTCCAGGGCCATCTCGACATAGCGGTTGCACACCTGCATGCACCGGTACGCCGACTCGCCCACGATGCGCGCAACGGCCGCGAACGGCATTTGCTGCGACAACATCAGCACCAGCGCCTCGAACAACAGCGTGAAGCCCGACAACCGCCCAGCGAAGTCCGGCTCGACCAGGCGAACCGATCCGTCCCCAAGCTTCACACGCGGCGTGCGAACCTTCAGGTAGCACTCGTGCTGGAAAAAGTTCAGGTGCCGGTAGGTCTTGACCACGGTGTCATGAACCGGATGCAGCCCCTTTTGGCCCGATACCTTGAACCTCGTGCCCGGCTTGAAGTCCACCGGCACCGTCAACACCTTGGTCGCTTCGTCGAACTCGACCGCGCCTACCGACCACGGCGCGCCGATCCCCAGCGCCGCTTCAAACACCTTGGCCGTCATCCCAATCCCCGCGTCAGTGGTAAACCAGCCGAAATCCTACCCACTCAAATTTTCAGAGAGCCACAATGGTGAGCGCACCGGCGCGTCGTGCGCTGGTGCGCGGGTGGATCGACGGTGGCGCCAGCGAGCGCTGCGCCCTGGCAGCGATCGGCATGAGCGCCAGTGCGCTGCGCTATTGCCCGCGCGAGGACCGCAACGTTGAGTTGCGCGAGCGCATCCTTGCGTTGGCGCATCGCCATCGCCGCTATGGCGTGGGGATGATCTCTCTCAAGCTGCGGCAGGAAGGGCGTCTGGTGAACTATAAGCGGGTGGAGCGGCTGTATTGCGAGCAGCAGCTGCAGGTCCGCCGCCGCACGCGTAAAAAGGTGCCGGTAGGCGAGCGTGCGCCGTTGCTGCGGCCCACCAAGACCAACCCGGTGTGGTCCATGGACGTCGTGTTCGACCGCACCGCCGAAGGTCGGGCGATCAAGTCTCTGGTGATCGTGGACGACGCAACCCACGAAGCGGTCGCCATCGACGTGGAGCGTGCGATCTCGGGACACGGCGTTGTGCGCGTGCTGGATCGGTTCGCACACAGTCGTGGCCTGCCGAAGATGATCCGCACCGACAACGGCAAGGAGTTCTGTGGCAAGGCCATGGTCGCCTGGGCGCATGCCAATGGTGTGCAGCTACGCCAGATCCAGCCTGGCAAGCCGAACCAGAATGCCTACGTCGAATCCTTCAACGGCCGGCTACGCGACGAATGCCTCAACGAACACTGGTTCCCAACGCTGCTGCATGCGCGCACCGAGATCGAACGCTGGCGCCGCGAATACAACCAACACCGCCCAAAGAAAGCAATCGGCGCAATGACGCCGGCAACGTATGCCCAGCAGTTGGCCAATAGCGAGATCATCACCCCCGGACTCTAAACCCGACTGCTACTCAGGATGGGGGGACGTCGACGACGGGCGCAGTTTCCTGGCAGCCCATGGCTTGGTGTGCAGTATGCGTCGGCGCGGAAACTGCCACGAGCGCGAAGCCTGCCCTTGGGGCACAACGCCCCGGTGGAGAGCTTCTTGGGCCTGCTCAAACGCGAGCGGATCAGGCAACAGGTCTATCTCAACAAGGACGGCGCGCGCGCGGAGGTGTTCGACTGCATCGAGATGTTCTACAACCCCAAACGCCGTCACGGTTCAACCGGCGACCTGTCCCCTGTCGCGTTTGAACGGCGCTACGCGCAACGCGGCTCTTGCGTGTCTGCCGAACCCTGGGCGTGTCACTGCTCCCCAACACAACAACGCGCACGTGATGAAGTGCTCTACCTTGTCGCTGTTGGACGGCAACTCCGCAAACTCCGGCGGTAGACCCAGGCATGCGGCAATCACCACAACCATTGCCGTGATCCACAAGCCCACCCACAACCGCGGCCGATCAAACGGCCGCAATGCCGACGTCACAACCGCCACGTGAGATCACCGGACAGGAACGCGGGTGCAAAGTCCACATCGCGCGAGAAGCCCATCACCTGAAAACGCTCGCCCATCTCGCTGGGGAGGGTCAGCCGCTTGATCTGCTCGCGCAGACGCATCCGCCCTACTTCATCAGTACGCGTATCGGCTTGCGCCAACAATGTATCCAGCCCGTTACCGAGTAAAAAGCTCGCCTGCGTGCAGTAACCGGCCAGCTCGAAACCTGCGCCGGTGCCTGCCTCGGCCAACGCGGTGAAGT encodes:
- a CDS encoding acyltransferase family protein; the protein is MSAHTPAAATATASAPPKRERFLSLDVFRGLTIFLMILVNTAGPGAQAYAQLTHAAWFGFTLADLVFPSFLFAVGSAMSFALATNMPHLQFLGRVSKRAALIALCGVLMYWFPFFHLQPDGGWAFTTVDQVRLTGVLQRIGLCYLAAALLVRYLPPRGIAPACVALLLGYWALLHVFGQPGAELSKTGNAGTCLDLWLYGREHLYRKDGGFDPEGLLGSLSATVNVLAGYLCGRFLQRHGKTTASTRSLLLAGAGLVLLALLWAPAWPLSKKLWSGSFVACTVGLDLLALGVLVYLLELRGWLGGSGFFTVLGRNPLAIYLFSELFVVVLRRIPAGSSGLDLYGWAGIRVFQTIAPGPFGSLLCALSYTLVCCAVGWWMDRRRWYLRL
- the galA gene encoding beta-galactosidase GalA codes for the protein MRRREFLAGSVCASSLLGVPALVSGAAATTTTTRVGDGAKPRPTSQTAATDAGGQWLDLDEGWRFHAGDVPFPRLLGQDETYANGKAGQAWGAAAPDFDDTGWRQLQLPHDFVVEQPVRADANVAQGYRPRGVAWYRRTFRLEEAVRGQAVELRLDGIASHATVWVNGMLLARSWSGYNGLVIDITPVARYGNALNSIAIRVDAEAMDGWWYEGGGIYRHTWLVLRAPLHIAGDGLSAMPREGPGDVWQVPVQLDLVNSGEQPADAWVEVVLRDAHGAVVAQGQTQLRLAAFDTAQAAISIAVPQPQRWSVDTPVLYRLQAEVRSADGRSDGAACEVGFRSLRFDADHGFFLNGRPLKIKGVCLHQDHAGVGVALPDALHVFRLQRLKSMGCNAIRLHHAVAPELLQACDRLGMLVMAENRLFNPAPDYVALLRNMVRRQRNHPSVFLWSLLNEEPLQGTATGYAIMARAASAVRALDDTRPITAAMNDGMFATRGAADVVDVLGFNYRQYNYDRVHAARPRTPMLSSEDTSAFQTRGAWFTDLDAHVVAEDDSLAADWGNTHRRAWQLIAERPFVAGSFVWTGFDYRGEPTPFEWPSVGSFFGIMDQCGFAKGAYWLRRVLWIEDAPVLHVLPHWNWPGREGQSIKVMAFCNAEQVELWLNGRSLGKQAVDRTQSNQWHVDYVPGVLEAVAWRDGHELARTRVETTGAPVALKLTPDRSELRGDGRDAQPVTLEAVDAQGRHVPDCNALLTLQISGGRLLGVGNGDPNSHAADQRTQVALFNGLAQAIVQAGCSAGVLRLQARSPGLRDAVLEIGCTSAPLPASVPIVAPVMVVESWCHTAAFAQPPAPDLARRANDNNSWSNTLPGTLESAPERAGHVLYRTQFTPWQGVQTHGGMLDLGRLSGPAQVFLDGRAVVTAAAGTPIAVALAPAAGERTLAVILQVAADQPFGFHDVVTVHYRNSP
- a CDS encoding TonB-dependent receptor; this encodes MSPLPRDSLRCDSPSALSLLACGANAQTQDASSAASAQISQLDTIKVTSSYQKSLITAMDNKRDDVCMTDGISAQDIGKFPAENIAEAIQRIPGVQISTINGRGSTISVRGLGPQYSATTINGQVIKSADFTDGFRYDIIQPEVAAGIEVIKSPSADMDAGGLSGTVNINTTKPLDYQQTKLLFSAKTQPSEFAGSSPTPKGVLTYIDQFQFGGGDLGVFLGAGYQKLKDRADYLWIDRWYTQATDAGTLYIPRRPRYRSIERETTRKMFNGGVQWKPGEQLDMNLTALYSQDRTANDMNQLVYSFERSPLTVLQTNGLTATQVSASDYWLENNHQIEQHNLSTQLLTYDFKWKGDAWTLRGAANDTQGKTDENERAAILGRIPSATLLDTFNPDAVSLTTDADANDASAWNTANLVRSEYPNGSIQSLSNKEWSLQLDAERYLDLGALNAVRFGAKYRRETFDRDVRRRDFLYLLRTGAVSGFDMFPELSAASSTVSNFLDGQLASQDSWVTPDVAAYARSLAAAGITVQVLFAPQSSYSIENDISSAYAMARIDTDIGSMRLRGNVGMRYENTRRTTDTYLTQAQAASADANLVVGTARAPYAYSNWLPRLNLVLDMREDLLLRFAAAKVLVRPILDSNTAIASTISTGTNTAGTTTYGVAQGQTDLKALTADQADLSLEWYYGNGGALTVAGFWKNIKNGTFNSIVCPAAFNGTALSSNAAGDCVSGNGDIYEITATTNDPSKVKIRGYELGWTQSLDAWLPIDGFGFTTNFTRVIPQRDTDFKIRNLSEQTWNATAYWESEHDSARVSLNHRSEYEQDSSDSFFAREGHIMKARTQLDAVLGYQVNDKLSVQLGGLNLTNRKEQAYKDIPSRWQMTGVTGRSYYLSMQWDML
- a CDS encoding ISL3-like element ISXoo13 family transposase yields the protein MTAKVFEAALGIGAPWSVGAVEFDEATKVLTVPVDFKPGTRFKVSGQKGLHPVHDTVVKTYRHLNFFQHECYLKVRTPRVKLGDGSVRLVEPDFAGRLSGFTLLFEALVLMLSQQMPFAAVARIVGESAYRCMQVCNRYVEMALEQADFSDVSSLAIDETSRARGHDYVTLAADAQARRVIFVTEGRDAKAVKALAADLAAHGCPPEQITSVSIDMSPAFIKGVSDQLPNAQITFDKFHVVGHANAAVDKTRRIEQRTEKSLKGMRWTLLKDVFSLKPTAGAALHGLITAPKLTRTARAWLYKEQLREALDRKQINVMRERLKHWCVCVMRSKVEAMKEVAALVRRHMDGIVAWAQTRQTNGFLEAINGLFQSAKRRARGFKRLSTIKTVIFLIAGKLDFQTFNPHARQPT